The Paenibacillus spongiae nucleotide sequence ACATATGATACCCCATGGGTCAACAGCCTATTATGCAATGAAAGGCAGGGTGTAACGTGGCGGTTTCATATTTGGATTATACTTCACCAACCATTCAGTTTACGTACGACTTAAGCAACAACCTTTTTTTCAAAAAAGATGCGAGGAATTATATTAATGGACTCTCCATCAATCAGCTCAACACATTGGGCAACGTCTCGCTGCTGGATATTTTCCTGAGTACGGGCAATGTCGTCGAGCCGCATATCCATCAGAACGCAACTGAATTGGTCTACTGTATTTCCGGCTCGGCCGTAGTCTCCATTGTTAATCCCTTTACGAAGGAGCTGCTCAATTTCCCGATCCAGCCGGGCCAAGTCGCCAATGTGCCGCAAGGCTGGTGGCATTATGAAATTGCATCCGTCGACAACACGCATCTGCTGGCCATATTCGACGCTCCGGTTCCGGAGTTCATCGGCGGGTCCGACCTGCTGCGGCTCACGCCGGCAAGCGTTTTTGCCCATACGTATTGCCTCAATGAGGCACAAGTAAAAGAGACGCTCGCTCCTATTACACAGACGGTAGTCATCGGACCGCCCAACGATTGCCACGCGCAGCAGGTTCAAGACAAAGGGTCGGCCCGATCCCCGTATCCGAATCACGCCTACTTCAGCCAGCCGTACGGTTCCACGACGTATCAACATCCGGACCGGCCGCAGCACCAGATGCCGGTCATCGGCAATGGATGGGGTTACCGTTAAAGGGCGATGTGAAGGAAGCCCGATTCGCAAATAATGCCCCGCTCATTCTCATCAGGCCGCAGAGCCTGGAATGCGCGGGGCTATTCGTGATTTTCGCTCGCTTGGAAGGTACGCTTAACGGATGCTTCCAATGACATGATGATGGAAATCTTGATCATTTTATTACCGTCGGTTACATTTATATTAAAAAAGAGGTGCTTCATTGAGTCTTGTCGCTTGGATGATCGTCGCGTGTGAAATTGCTTTTTGGTGTGTGATCTTATTAGGCTTGGTGGTGCGATACGTATTCAAGAAAGATAAGCTCGGATACTTCTTGCTGTGCCTGGTGCCGGTCATCGATCTGGCTTTATTAATCTTTGCAGGTTATGATCTGCTGAGCGGGGCTGTGTCCACGAAGGCTCACGGAATTGCGGCGGTTTACATCGGGGTATCGCTCGCTTTCGGCAAGAGTATGATTCAATGGGCGGACGAACGCTTTCAGTATTACATCATGAAGCAAGGCCCCGCACCGGTGAAGAGATACGGGCTCGACTATGCCAAGCATTATTTGAAAGGCTGGTTGAAGCATGTCCTCGCCTACCTCATCGGCGCCGGACTATTGGCTGCACTCATTTATTTCATCCAAGATCCCGCCCGGACAGAAAGCTTATCCGCCATTCTGAAGCTGTGGTCTGTCGTACTGGGCATCGACCTTATTATCACCGTCACCTATTTCCTGTTTCCAAAAACGGAAAAAGCAAAAAGCTGATCCTCTTGGACCAGCTTTTTTTGCTTCAGCTAACCTACAGATTCTTAAGACCGCCCAGACTGGCTCCTTTGACAAATAACCGTTCGATGTTCTTCGCAACCGTCGGATCCGGGATTAAAGGCGGCGCTTGATGCGGCTTGATGCGGGCATCGATAATGACCGTATCGCAAGCCCAATGCTTATTCTCATAGCGGCTGTTCACGCCGTAGATATCATGGGAAGGATTGCTGCGCGTGAACGTCGCCCATAGAAAATTGTTGATCGCCGCGCTCATAAACATGCTGTCATCGCACAAGATGATCATCGGGCAGGAAGGAAGCGAGCCCTTCTCTTCAATAGCGCCGCACAGCTGCCGCAATTGCTGCTTCGCTCCTTCGTAATCCGCAAAGGCTGGACCTTGTATGGCGACGATCCCCGGCATGATGAGACGCGCGTTCTCGAAGCCCCGTATGTCCTGCAGCATGTCGGGCACACCGGTGCACAGCTCCCTTTTCTTGTCGCCGTAAGCGGCGAAGACCGCTTTGCTGCCGCTGTTTAATCCGGTGCCGGAGTAATCCAGCGTATCAATGGTCGTATTGGTATAGAAATGAATATCGCGCTGAAGATCGATCCGTTCCAATATATAGGATAAGAAATCCACCACATCATGCGTATCGAGCGGGCGCTTCTCTTCGGCCGTAATGAACACGTACTTCGCCAAGCTCAGCTGTCCCGTGCCCAGAATCCGGTTGGCGATCGTGAGCAGCTCTGCCGGGCGTTTGACCTCCTGATAAGGGGTATATCGCTCGCTTCCAATCGCGAACAGCAGCGGATGCACGCCCGCGGCATCTACGGCATGCACTTCCTTGACGCCGGGAATTTCCTGTTTGATCGCATCGCCCGTCAACTCATGGATAAGCTCGCCGAATGCGGTATCCTCCTGCGGCGGCCGGCCCACGACTGTAAACGGCCATATCGCATTGGGCCTCGCGTATACTTTATGCACCTTCATGAGCGGAAACGGATGAGTCAGGCTATAATAGCCGAGATGGTCCCCGAACGGCCCCTCGGGCTTGGTCTCGCCCGGATGAATTTCGCCGGTAATGACAAAATCGGCATCATGGCTAATGCAGAATCCGTCGGTATAGCCGTAGCGGAAACGGCGGCCCGCCAGCATGCCTGCGACGGTCATCTCGCTCAGACCCTCCGGCAATGGCATGACGGCAGCTAAGGTGTGAGCCGGCGGCCCGCCAACGAAGCAACTCACTTTAAGCGGAAGACCTTTCTTATTCGATTTATCCTGATGGACGCCGATCCCCCGGTGGATCTGATAGTGCAAGCCGATTTCTTTGTTCAACTCATACTCATTCCCGCTAAGCTGAACGCGGTACATCCCCAAATTGGAGTTCATGATGCCCGGCTTGTCCGGATCCTCCGTATACACCTGCGGCAGCGTGACGAAAGCCCCGCCGTCCATGGGCCAGCTTTGAATAAGCGGAAGATCCGAGATTTGAATTTCCTGGGCGGCAACCGGTGGGCGCCCCGATTTCTTGACGGGAAGCGCCTTCCATGCCGTCAAGCCGTTTCCGATATTCTTAAGCGGATTCTTCAATGCCTTCATCGGGTCGTTGCGTACGGCCATTACGTTCTGGACCGCGTCCCATGTAGCGCGGAATATAAACTTGCTGCGCTCGATCGTGCCGAACAGGTTGGATACCGCCCGGAACTTGGAGCCCTTAACGTTCTCGAACAACAATGCCGGACCTCCGGCCTCATACACCTTCAAGTGAATCGCGGCCATTTCCAGATAGGGGTCCACTTCTTCCCGAATGCGAACCAGATGCCCGTTCTTTTCCAAGTCGACGATACATTCTTCTAAATTGCGATACAATTGAGTTACTCCTGTCTCTTCGTAATAGATGTGGCGAATATATGTACTCCTGCATGCAGAGTGGCTTACGGACGTACTGCTTCGTGCTGCTTCAACTCGATCCTATTAAGCTTAAGTTAAAACGAATTCAAGACCGTTGTCAAACCATCAGCAGAGCCGCTGCTAACACGCATAGCAAACCCGGCATCGCAGAGGTGCCGGGCAGTTATAGAAGCATATTCGCAAGAAAAATTATTGCTGCCATTATTATCGATGAACATTCGGCAATATGAGAGTCATCCTGCACGAGACCGATGTTTAATCTCTAATGAACAGGTTGCTTCTTCCTTCATTTAATTAACAAGAGGCGCCTGAATCAAAGTTGCGAATTTGAAACGGTGCAAATGGCCGTCGACTAATGTCGTTTGGCTATTTATAAAATGGACGTGTTTGCCGTTTCCGACAGGAACGGCAGGCCCCGTTCTAATCCTTCTCAGTTGATGAAAGTGATCTAGAAAATCTGTATTGGACAGAACAATTTCATGGACATGGCTATTCCCTGACCGGATCGCTTGCCCCGTAACGCCCGCGAAGCGATGGTTATGCCGGTCAGCGCCTTGTTCGGCCAGTTGAGTGCTGCCTTCGAATTCATGTACGTGCCGCTGCACACTACTGCGGGATGCCAAACTCCTCTTTAACACTCTTTTTCTTCTCTCCAACTGATCATTCCTCCTTGCTTTTTGCGACTCATATCATTCTATTAAGAACAACCGCTTAAAGTTCTAGGCAGCTACTTATGATCCGACAAATGGGGCGAAAGGCGTTAAATCATGACCATATACGATAAAGAGAGTCGGAACATGAGTGCTTCACGTGATCCAAACCGGCTTCAGGCGGGCATGAGAGACGATGTTAAACATCCAGCAATCGATCGTCCTGGGCTATGTGATACAAACAAGCAGCACGTGGGAGCTATGCTGGCAAATAAAAAACTGCCGAGCAATGACGATCTCGGCAGTTTTTGCATACTTGCAAGAAGAAGCGGCGGTACAAGCGGTGACCCGGCACTTATTTGGCGAGATTCAGCTGCCAGGATACGCCGAACTTATCTTCTACCCAACCAAACCTCTCGCTAACGGGCGTCGAGTTCATCGGCATAAGAACTTTGCCCCCTTGACATAACGTTTCATATACCCGGTCGATTTCTTCCGCGCTGTCGCAGGTGACGAATAACGATATCGCCGGCGTGAACGTAAATGGATGATTCGGCATGCTGTCGATGCACATGAACGTCTGTCCTTTCAAAGTAAACGTGGCATGAAGGACAGAACCGTCTTCCTGATGGAGCACATGATTAATCTCCGATTCATCGAATACCGATGTATAGAACTTCATCGCCTCTTCCGCCTGACCTTTGAATAACAAGAATGCATTGATCTTCTGATTCGTGTTTCCCATTCCATTATCCCTCCATTATTGGTATGAAGTTCACTAGAGCGGTGTACAATCTGAGCCTTTATGAATGCATATCTAGTCATTATACACCTCGATCTAATATTCAGCCATATGGTTAAGTATAAGGGTCTTTTTCTAATTGTCAACCATTTAGTTGAATATTATTTTGCAATGGATTCACTTGACCGACTGGGATGCATTCACCGCATGCCAGCCGGAAGCGTTGTTATTACGGGCTCGTGACCTCCAGCCACTTCGTGATTATTACGGCGAGCTTCTCTCTCTTCGCTTCTACATCGTTCATATCGGTAAATTTCACTGTAGCCCTATCTTTGGCAACCCAGTCCAGCAGTCCTGTTGGATCTTCTAACAGACGCGCCTCGCCTGCATGTTCCTTTGCCTTCGCTCCGCAATGAAAAATAAGCAGGAAATACCCTTTCCCATGCAAATTGAACGTTATCCGGTCTTCATTGTCGTAACAGAAACTCGGCGCTTTCCATTTGATATGCTCACAAAGTTCTTCATTCGCCCCTAGTATGATTTTTCGAACTTCCTCGATTTCATCCTTAAGGGGATGCTCCAGATTGTTCAAAAAATCAATGACTTGTTCATGGCCGGACAGCTTCGCAGTCTTCTTCGCCGTCATAACTGCAGCTCCTTTCACATCGATTACTTTCAACAACCGTCACAGATAGAATAATAAATATCCGCCGCGGATGAATAATGATCTTTCTATATAGAGTAATAGAATACATACCATGATGTCAGTAGAGCCAGCGGATCATTGCGAACCGCCGCTTCCTCATCCGGACAGAAGTATAACATATAAAAGAAATATTGGTTTCTTATGAATTGCTTTTCTGACATGCCATGTGTAGGATCCGTCAATTGACGTATAGCAGGAAACTAGCCCACCAAACTCATTAGGTAACATTAAAGTTAAATAGTGAACTTTATTATTGACTTATATACGTGGACGACCTATAGTAAAGTTGTGTTTATTACGTAATCAAACCTATCTATTTAATCTAAAAGTTAATCAAAGGAGAAATGTCTGAATGAAACTGCGACCTCCTGCTATTCCGCTCGTAACGGTAGATCCTTATTTCAATGTCTGGTCGATGGCCGACAAATTGACGGACGACGTCACCCGCCATTGGACCGGCAAACGGCATGCGATGACCGGACTCTTATCCATAGATGGAACCGTATGGCGGTTTATGGGCACAGCCGGTGCGGGTGAAGATACAGCTGCAACCGAAGAGCAAGCGGATGCGGCCCGGACCATTGAGGAGCCTCCCGCTTTACTGCAGACCGATTTGAACGTTCGCCCGACATCGACGTTATTTACGTTTGAAGGCGGCGGCATCCGGTTGACGGTCGATTTTACGACGCCGCTGCTGCTTGACGATCTTGAACTGCTGTCACGGCCTGTAACGTACGCTTCCGTCGACGTCCGTTCGATCGACGGCGCCGATCATAACGTCATCCTCTATTGGGATGCCACCGGCGAATGGGCCATCGATACGCCGGATCAGTCCGTCGTTTGGGGCCGCCAGCCGCTTCCGCTGGAAGGGGCAGCCGATATGCCTTATATCGGCAGCGAGCAGCAGCCGGTGCTTGGCAAGACCGGCGACGATACGCGCATCGATTGGGGATATCTGTACTTGGCGGCAAACGGCGGCGGCTATGCTTCCGTATCGACCGCAATCGGCAGCGCCGAGGAGCTGCGCAGGCAGTTTGCCGCTAGTGGCGCAATCGCCGACGAGACCAGCCTGGCCATGCCGCGCGCCGTCAGCGACGGATATCCGGCTATCGCAGCGGCGATCGAGCTCGGTGCCGTCGGCATCGAGCCGAAGAGCTGCTTGGTCGCGCTCGCCTACGACGACATTGCCGCAATCGAATATTTCGGCCGCTCGCTCCCAGCCTATTGGCGCCGAAACGGCGCAACGATCGAGCAGACGGTCGCGGAGGCGATCCGTGGCTATGCCGAGGTGAAAGCGCGCTGTACCGCGTTCGACGAATCGCTCGTCCGCGAAGCTCAAGCGAGCGGCGGCGAACGTTACGCCGACATACTCGCGTTGGCTTACCGGCAATCGATCGCCGCGCATAAGCTCGTGGAGGACGAGGACGACGGCATCCTGTTCCTCTCCAAGGAGAACTTCAGCAACGGCTGCATCGGCACGGTCGACGTCAGCTATCCGTCGGTGCCGCTATACCTGCTCTACAATCCCGAATTCGTCAAAGGCATGATGCGCCCGATTTTCCGGTATGCCGCTTCGGCAGATTGGAAGTTCGAATTTGCGCCGCATGACGTCGGACAATACCCGAAGGCGAACGGTCAAGTATATGGCGAGAATAAGCTTGAGTTCCAGATGCCGATCGAAGAATGCGGCAACATGCTCGTCATGGCGGCCGCCGTGGCCGCAGCCGAAGGCAGCGCCTCGTTCGCGGAGGAGCATTGGGCGCTTCTGTCGCAGTGGGCCGATTATTTGCTGCAGCACGGGCTCGATCCGGAGAATCAGCTTTGCACCGACGACTTTGCCGGACATTTGGCCCATAACGCCAACCTGTCGGTCAAAGCCATTGTCGGCATCGCCGCGTATGCGCAGCTGTGCGGACAAACCGGCCGGACCGCCGAGCAAGCCCGATACGGCGAATCGGCCGCAGCGCTTGCGAGCCAGTGGATGGACAAAGCGCTCGATTCCAGCGACGATACGGACAGCGGGTTAAGCATGAAGACGAAGCTGACCTTTGACAAGCCTGGCACATGGAGCTTGAAGTACAATATGGTTTGGGACAGCTTGCTTGGCGTGAACCTGTTCCCTCAAGAGCTGAAGGAGCAGGAGGTCGAGCGCTACATCGCATTGCAGAACCGATTCGGCGTGCCGCTGGACAGCCGGGAAACATATACGAAGATTGACTGGATCTTATGGGCGGCTTCGCTGACCGAATCGCCTGACAAGTTTTCCGCGCTCATCGATAAGGTCTGGACGTTCCTTCACGAATCGCCAAGCAGGATACCGGTTACAGACTGGTACGATACCGTAAGCGGGAAGTGTATTGGTTTCCGTAACCGTTCCGTTGTGGGCGGGCTGTTCATCGAGATGCTGAAGCGCAAGTGGCGGCAAGCGGACAAGAACGATCTGGTCGCAAGCACACAGCCAGGTAATTGAGAAGATAGCCGATTCTAACTAAGCATCATTAGTTCCTTAACCATACGAAGGTACAGCCGCTGGCGGCTGTACCTTCGTTTTTTAACGGATACCTAACGGCTTCTCCCTGTTTGGTTCGCGGTACGGCGGTCGAAGAACAGTGAAATTAGTGAAGACAGGCCGGAGCCGGGCTGGCGTTGGGCAGGCAATCCCAGCACTAATGAGGTTGTTTTATTTTCTATCTGCTTATATATTAGTAATTAATGTAATGCTGTTGACCCACCCATAATATACCAATGAATTACGATCACGCTGGAGGTGCTGTACGCTGGGTCTTATGGCATGGAACGACTTCTTGTTGTTTGTCTTGTTGTTTGCTCTATTTGCTTATGTATTTCTTTCTGTTACCATCACGAACCTGCATAAAGCTTATTTAGCCTTCCACTTTTCCATGATGCTGTGGCCATTCTGCCAATTTGCCATAAAAGCAACAAATAACGCCACGGTTCAGTTATTTTATGTAAAGCTAGCATTTGTAGATATGTCGCTGTTCGCCGTTGGCTGGCTGC carries:
- a CDS encoding cupin domain-containing protein; translation: MAVSYLDYTSPTIQFTYDLSNNLFFKKDARNYINGLSINQLNTLGNVSLLDIFLSTGNVVEPHIHQNATELVYCISGSAVVSIVNPFTKELLNFPIQPGQVANVPQGWWHYEIASVDNTHLLAIFDAPVPEFIGGSDLLRLTPASVFAHTYCLNEAQVKETLAPITQTVVIGPPNDCHAQQVQDKGSARSPYPNHAYFSQPYGSTTYQHPDRPQHQMPVIGNGWGYR
- a CDS encoding UbiD family decarboxylase — encoded protein: MYRNLEECIVDLEKNGHLVRIREEVDPYLEMAAIHLKVYEAGGPALLFENVKGSKFRAVSNLFGTIERSKFIFRATWDAVQNVMAVRNDPMKALKNPLKNIGNGLTAWKALPVKKSGRPPVAAQEIQISDLPLIQSWPMDGGAFVTLPQVYTEDPDKPGIMNSNLGMYRVQLSGNEYELNKEIGLHYQIHRGIGVHQDKSNKKGLPLKVSCFVGGPPAHTLAAVMPLPEGLSEMTVAGMLAGRRFRYGYTDGFCISHDADFVITGEIHPGETKPEGPFGDHLGYYSLTHPFPLMKVHKVYARPNAIWPFTVVGRPPQEDTAFGELIHELTGDAIKQEIPGVKEVHAVDAAGVHPLLFAIGSERYTPYQEVKRPAELLTIANRILGTGQLSLAKYVFITAEEKRPLDTHDVVDFLSYILERIDLQRDIHFYTNTTIDTLDYSGTGLNSGSKAVFAAYGDKKRELCTGVPDMLQDIRGFENARLIMPGIVAIQGPAFADYEGAKQQLRQLCGAIEEKGSLPSCPMIILCDDSMFMSAAINNFLWATFTRSNPSHDIYGVNSRYENKHWACDTVIIDARIKPHQAPPLIPDPTVAKNIERLFVKGASLGGLKNL
- a CDS encoding YmaF family protein, translated to MERRKRVLKRSLASRSSVQRHVHEFEGSTQLAEQGADRHNHRFAGVTGQAIRSGNSHVHEIVLSNTDFLDHFHQLRRIRTGPAVPVGNGKHVHFINSQTTLVDGHLHRFKFATLIQAPLVN
- a CDS encoding VOC family protein codes for the protein MGNTNQKINAFLLFKGQAEEAMKFYTSVFDESEINHVLHQEDGSVLHATFTLKGQTFMCIDSMPNHPFTFTPAISLFVTCDSAEEIDRVYETLCQGGKVLMPMNSTPVSERFGWVEDKFGVSWQLNLAK
- a CDS encoding DUF1801 domain-containing protein encodes the protein MTAKKTAKLSGHEQVIDFLNNLEHPLKDEIEEVRKIILGANEELCEHIKWKAPSFCYDNEDRITFNLHGKGYFLLIFHCGAKAKEHAGEARLLEDPTGLLDWVAKDRATVKFTDMNDVEAKREKLAVIITKWLEVTSP
- a CDS encoding glutaminase family protein → MKLRPPAIPLVTVDPYFNVWSMADKLTDDVTRHWTGKRHAMTGLLSIDGTVWRFMGTAGAGEDTAATEEQADAARTIEEPPALLQTDLNVRPTSTLFTFEGGGIRLTVDFTTPLLLDDLELLSRPVTYASVDVRSIDGADHNVILYWDATGEWAIDTPDQSVVWGRQPLPLEGAADMPYIGSEQQPVLGKTGDDTRIDWGYLYLAANGGGYASVSTAIGSAEELRRQFAASGAIADETSLAMPRAVSDGYPAIAAAIELGAVGIEPKSCLVALAYDDIAAIEYFGRSLPAYWRRNGATIEQTVAEAIRGYAEVKARCTAFDESLVREAQASGGERYADILALAYRQSIAAHKLVEDEDDGILFLSKENFSNGCIGTVDVSYPSVPLYLLYNPEFVKGMMRPIFRYAASADWKFEFAPHDVGQYPKANGQVYGENKLEFQMPIEECGNMLVMAAAVAAAEGSASFAEEHWALLSQWADYLLQHGLDPENQLCTDDFAGHLAHNANLSVKAIVGIAAYAQLCGQTGRTAEQARYGESAAALASQWMDKALDSSDDTDSGLSMKTKLTFDKPGTWSLKYNMVWDSLLGVNLFPQELKEQEVERYIALQNRFGVPLDSRETYTKIDWILWAASLTESPDKFSALIDKVWTFLHESPSRIPVTDWYDTVSGKCIGFRNRSVVGGLFIEMLKRKWRQADKNDLVASTQPGN